The genomic region TCTTTCAAAATCCTTATTCAGTAATCACAAACttttggaaaagtcatagaaattcatAGGTCAAAAAGTTAACTCTACATATGCTCAACAGATAAAGTTTGTCTCCTATCCAGTGTTTCTATCTGTGGTTGGCCTCCTCACCCTTCTGTATGGCAACCAGTTTTTCCCCTTACCAGGCCACCAGTGTCTGTGAGTATGTAAAATAATCTTTAACCCCAGGAACTGGCTTGTCCACGTGTACAGTTTATAGATTGACAGTACTGTAAATAAAAGAACCCAAGCTGTGTTCAGCTGTCCCCAGAAAAAAAGACCCTCAGTTTATTTTGTCCCTCTGGGTAAAAGTTCTGTCCtctatttgttttactttagGTCCATCACTGAACAAATATACTGAGATCATGGCCAACAGGTTaaatccatttatgttattctagtAAAAGCAGAACTGCAGAGTATGcaagtaaataaaaattaattgctCACATTTATTTTCCTGTTAATGGGAGACTAATGGGAGACTGCCCCACTTATGGAAAAGAGTGAATCAGCTCTCTACCCAGTATGCAAAAAAGGAGAGACTAGATCAACTATGAGAGGCatgcaaaacacatttacataatCGCTCATACACTATGCCCACTCTAAAAGAAAACAGAAGCAGCATATTTGATTTCTACGCCTTTGTTTCAGAGGAATCTGGTTGGCGAGGTGTGTTTACTTGGTTTTTCCAATGCAAATATGCTTTGAAGCTGGATAAATTGTGAGTGCAAGAATCACTGTATATTTAatcaaaaaatataaatgtatagcccaATCAGAAAAAGAAGGTGGTTTGGAATTGTTCCTCTCTGTTCGTTTACGACTTCTTAAAAATCAAATTGAAGTTAAAATGAGCACAGTGCATAAACAGCATTCACAGAACACCCAGTGAGATGCAGCTGCAAGAGAAAGGCGGCGGGGGTTGCTGgttaatcttcatttgtgtgatCAGAAAAGTTCTCTATTTGGACTCTATTATTAAGCATGGAAGACAAGATAAGTACCAAAGAAATGTGTCAGGAAGAACAAGGGCTGTTCCCAGTGTTTGATGTACAGAAGATCAGCATGCCCAAAGGCTACACTTTATTCTGTCACCACTGTTGTATGCACATAGCGTATTTTTATGAGTCAGCTTAATCTTAAACGCTCTATCCAGTCTGTCATCAAACAGGCGTTTCTGAAAGTAGGAGGAATATGAGAGTACAAGGGAAgaacatttttggccttttgtCATTTTATTGACAGAACATTTTAGAAAAAGGACACAAAATGATGGGGATTGGGATTGGGGAATTCTTCAAGTCATATTCGAACTCACACTGCCCATATGAGCACCATGGCTttaagatgcactcagtaatttttcttcattaaaaagttttactctttAAGAAATGTATAGTAATGTTATATAATTACTTAATTAAATAATGACCAGACATATGAGAtgaagttttattctacatggagagggttccCCACTAAAGattcatctattcagccaggcatacaccaaaTTTGTCCTTCAACTCTTAGGTCTGCCGGAatattctataactctgcaataaattgaatagtatctacgctaatattattctatttgtttccctgtctcaacctcaggatacatatcccgaggttaccagagccagacGGATCAAggtccgttcctgcttggtgtctgactcccactgctacgtgtcgctgagtgatgacaactaactgCAGTCTGTGAGAGCCAGATATCAcatcagtctactacgatggacttcataGAGGATGAACTggtgccaactccaactgtaagacatgggataattcatgtgccattgcctgaaccttggacttaggatggacctcaccgaacctcacGGAAATGACCTGCCTATTGAACtatgatgcacctcactgatctctgcctgcatctccTTGGTCTAATAATAGACTacattcttaaaatggaatacgtaCACTATCCATTAATtgccagaaaaaaagaaaaagccttaTTTGGCTTTTATTGGAAATGCATGgattgaattaaaataaatgaattatgaAATATCATGTAGTCACTAATGTAAAGATATGGTTTACATGGTTTGTTTTATGTAAATTAGTTAATAgtgttagataccatgcattaataaatcacatAGGACATGTAAAAGTGCTGCAGGTATGTTCACTTATTTTTGcgtatttcttttattttggctttttctgtattttgtttactTGAATACGTGACAGGTTGTAATAACAAATGCCCAACTCTGATGTAGGAGCTTCCCAGGTTCACTTAAATGCAACACACAGTATGACTGGCCGATTGAGATTCTCGAACAAACACAATGTTTTAATAGCATCACAGAGTCATAGTGTTTGTACTTTTCGGGGCAATCAACCTACAGATggcagttgtctctgcatattaagctgggataaaagaaagtatttaaacataaaaaaattgctcACTTCACCATAACAATATCTAGCCTTTGATATTTGTCCACAGATAAACTAAAGGCAGGTTTATTTGGCAAAGGAGTTTTAGCTGGTGACAGGCAAATAGAGCATGAtcagaaaaaacaaacatctcaAGAATACCTCATCCTGAAAGCTATTGCACCTTATTCTAAATTACAATGTCAAAATTTCAGTGCAATTTATAATCAGGAAGACATGACTGGCTTTATATCTGACAGCCATCCACTCCTATTTGTGAGGTGAACAATTCTGTCTTTTTACAAACCCTCTCTCTCTAGAGGCAGAAATGGAAGCCTGTTTGACAGCATTGTGATCGTTGCTTTGATTGATTCTTGTGCCAATGACAAGTCGAGAATCATAACAATTACAAACTGACACATCTGTCTGTTCACATTCAACAGCTGAATTTCATGAGATGCATCAAGCATCAGAATACGCTCCtaataaacaaaaagaaagaaagaaaaaatctacAACAGAAGTCCCACCACATGTACATGCTCTTGAGATAATCCAAAGGCCCTAATTGGCTTTAGGATTACAATTTGTCTTGTGGTTTGAGACACCACACCGCACTCTGATGTTGAATCATCGGTACAGAGGAGAAACGCAGAAGGCATACTCTAGATGTCTTCCACAGACATGAATGGATATTGGAAAATGATAAGCAATGAAAACTTTGATGAATACATGGAAGCACTTGGTAGGAGAACTCAattcttcattttatttttatttctccattaTTCTCCTGTGCAAATAATATGCTTTGCTGAAAGAGGTATGTAAAAGATGTTAGAGAATACATTCTGTTGAAGACAGACATTGAAACTCACACTGTTCCCTTGGTTATTTCGGCATAGGGTTAAATACATGCTTACATTTTGTATTCAAGAGATTTGTTGTAATACCTCTGGCAAGCCTGTTTCTATTTTGTTATAAATATAGTATAATGAAGAAAGTGGCTCATGTTCCATAAATGGCTATGGTTGACCAATTCTATATTTATTCGACTTACAGATATAAATATTGTCACCAGAAAAATTGCCAGCTATCTCATCCTTGATAAGGAGATTGTTCAGAATGGTGATCATTTTAATATCAAGACTCTCACCACCTTTAGGAATTACCACATGGAGTTTGATGTTGGAAAGGAGTTTGAGGAGGATTTGGTCGGTATAGACGATAGGAAATGCATGGTAAGTGACCTTCTTACAAAGGTACGCCTTAAAGTGCTACTGAACAGAAATATCAGATTAGACATGCTTTAATGCATTTATACTAAGGGGTACAAGCATTGTAATGAATTATATTCTAAAGTAGCATTGCTTGTCCTAGGTCACAGTGATAAATGATTGTGTCAGTAAACAGGATTTACATACAATGACCCATTAAAGCTTAAATCCATGAGGGGTTTTTTCTAATGCTTCAAACACCTGGTGCTCTGGGAACATAAGTCAACTAAAATAGGAATGTCACTACAGTGTTTTGCATGGATAGGTTCAATACACAGTGAGTGTGGATGACAAcaaaattgcactccaaatgtttgggtgtacagtatataataataataataatagaaaagatCATGTGTTAAAATATACTGATTTATGTTTGGTAAAAAGCACAATCCCTCTCACTGGCTTATTGTCCTTGTCCTAGACTACAGTAAACTGGGAGGGAGACAAACTGGTGTGCGTACAGAAAGGAGAGAAGGAGGGAAGAGGCTGGACACAATGGGTGAAAGGAGATGAGTTACATGTGGTAAGTTTGAGGACGCAGTTCACATGAGGACAAAGCATGTTGTCTTATGAAAGGTCACACTTCACTGCTTCTTGTTGTTAATGTAGTCAGCTGTGTAATTAATGAGAGAGCATCAGTACACACATCTACACAGTCTATGGCAATAACAAACATACTGTATTGAAGTGTGTATAAACTGAAAATCATTTACTAATTTTATTACAcactcagatttttttattttttttagcttttaaagggatagttcacctaaaaattaaaattctctcatcgtttacccaccctcatgacatcccagatgtgtataagtttctttcttctccagaacacaaatgaagatttttagaagaatatctcagctctgtaggtccatacaaagcaagtgaatgggtgccaaaatgttgacgctccaaaaagcaaataaaggcatcataaaagtaatccatatgactccagtgctttaatacatattttcagaagttatatgataggtgtggctgagaaacatataattatttaagtccttttttgcttgaaatgtttctccctgcccaataggtggcgatatgcatgaagaatgtgaatcaccaaaaacacaagaaaaagaatgtgaaagtgatctgtttctcacccacacctatcatattgcatctGCAGATATTGATTTAAACCACGGGATTAactatggattacctttatgctgacttgtttgatttttggagcttccaaattttgccacccattcacttgcattgaatggaccataAGAGatgagaaatacttctaaaaatcttcatttgcgttcagcagatgaaagacagtcatacacatctgggatggcatgagggtgtgtaaacgatgagagaattttcatttttgggtgaaatattcttttaaggtAAATGGGTCATCACTGGGTTGGTACCCCTCAAGCCAAGGGGACTATTTTTTATCTCGCtttgggtacataattgtacTCTAAgggctaattgtgtacctttaaaggtgcattttTTGTTCTccataaaagaatagttcacccaaaaattatttcattattcattCACACTCTTGCAATTATAGTGTATGACCTTGTTTCTTCTGCAGTGCACGGAAAAATCTGGAAGCACAATGttgtttacaaaaaacaaaaagggaggaagaggaatgctgtacagaagcttcattggtttgcAATACatatgtatttgtatctgtttctttttctcgtcagttctcgcatgaacatgccaacgcaCTTACTCAGCCCTCTTGTGGACGCACATAGGATTTCTGGCTGGAAGCATATATTAATAGTTCAGaagttttaaatattgttctgtttctctcaGATACCTATCCTATCGCTTCAGAAGAGATTAATTAAACCACTctggttgtatggattacttttcagctgcctttatgtgctttttggagcttcaaagttttggaacctgatgacttgcattgtaataaacctaataagcttaaatatatatatatatttttttaaatcttcgtttgtgttcttcagaagaacgaaagtcatacacatctgggatggcatgagggtgagtaaatgatgagagaatttttacttttgggtgaactatattttTTTGGGTCCAATTttgtacacaaaagttacaaaaaaaaaatgactcatcGAGGGGTACCATGCCAGTTACAGTCCGTATTCCTTAAAAggtttagtactttttttttcagagagtGCATAACTCTCTAGAGACTAATTGATAGTGATTAGTCAATTGTGGCATTCTGCGGGTCAAATATTCTTGTGTAGTGACCGCAAACTGTATTAATGACTCTTGTCATTTCAATTTCCTACGTAGTGGTGGTGGTTTCATGTCTGTCATATCACACCATAttcttattttcaaaataatttcaacaaataaatacagtatgtcatgTCCATTTCTTTATTTACAGTAGTAGGTAGCTGTGTAACAAGCGAGATAATGTGCATTCAGCCagacattatttaaaaataagctgtacattattttttacattttatatatatgtctttattttaaaataatgtgtatgtattaaaaatagctttcaataattttgtttttcaggaaATGCAAGCCTGTGGCGTGGTGTGTAAGCAAGTTTTTAAGAAACAAGTTCTCGACTGAGGTGCCTTTAACCACAAGTATTCTATTATGATTATGTCTGCCTGATAATAACAGTCATTGGTGCGTTCAACATTGTCATCTTTGAATTATGTTGTCTTTTTTATTCCTTCATTTATTGACCTCAAGACATGACTGCAACCTCCCCTACATGGATGGTGAACGTTTGGACTAAGCTTTgtacaacaaaataaaatgggAACACATAGACACAAACAGTAAATACAATACTCTGATATTGTTTGTTAGGTTCTGGGTCTAGTGCAGAGTGATCCAGCAGATggaaataaattcaataaatcaaatgatttgtagaaggaataactttaatttgtaaaaattaataaatgaaataaaatcaatctaaagaaaaataatgaagaaatgtaacaatacagaaataaaaaagttTGGTTATAAATGTTGAgtaaataaatctaaaaatataGCCAAGGACTAAGTCCTGGAACAAAACTAATAATACAAAGTATTGCCACGTCTAAGGAACTAAGTAAATGAGAAAAAGTCAAAGTATATATCTGAGATGATCTGAGGCTTCAGATCTGGAGTCAGATGCGGAGCGCAAAAAGTGAGAGATTAGTCTGCCAACCAAAGATTCGTTAGGGTCTTTAATACCCTATGTGTACGTGCAAAAGCACTTCCTTTTCAGGTGCAAGAGTTCTGCGTGATGTGGTGTCAGGTCAGTGCGCTCTGACCTACTGAGGTGGGAAAGCTGTGGTTAAGTCATAATGTCCAAAACAGACCCCCTTGCATGTTTGTTCTAGCTAGGTACTGCATTGTAAAATTCTGAGCTCAGCATGATGAGCAAAGCaatagaataaagaataaaaaccAGACACTAAGGTCTATCTGACTCCGATTCTGAGGTCTTTGGAGGGATTAGAGTTTGCATGAACTCTCATACAGTGTCATACAAAGAGAACAACCAAATATTCCAGCATACATGTTGAATATAATTGAGTACATTGATAGTATGAATGTACAGATACATGAGTACAAAGATGATATGAATGGAGAAATTAGTACATTAATGTGGATATATGAATGTGATTGCATAACTGATTATAATTGATCTCAAGCATGATATCAAAAGTATAAAATAAGGAAAATCATCTGGCCACATGCATCATGGTCTTATCTGTTAAGTTATGTTCTGGCTCAAACATACTGCCAAACTGtcaaaatactactactactactactactaataataaaaagacaCCAATAGATGCAAGCGATTAATTCAGTTATCTTTATTTGTCATTGATTGGGTTTCAATGGGGCACACTCAAGAGCCCACACATTTGTGCTGTGTCTGAGTGTGTCAATATCCTCTTTAAGAAATGCAGCAGACCAGCAACAAACACTCTCACATCATCTTTCCTCCTACTCATCCTACTCTTGCCTCTGAGGAGAAGAAAAGAGCTTGACTGACTGTCGGGTCAAGACCAATGTTCTTGTCTCCTCTAGCCAGCCAGTCCCTCAGATGTTAGAAGGGTTATTTTTAGACAGCAGTGGTGTTCTCAGTTAGGAGGCTATTCTTAGTGACTAAAGCACTGTATCATACCAAACCAACTCACATACATTTTACAGGCTTCCAAGATAACAACTAAAGTAATTGCTTAATCTAGAACAAGCTTTGTCTGTTGATGGAAATTTAAATTTCTATCTAGAAAGGCACATGTGGGGGTGTTGGAATACTTCAGGACAAGCAGACTGATGAATGAAAGGATGGGTGAATGGATAGACAGCTTTGGGCAGGGTGGTTTCGGTGTCTTCTCCAGAAGGGGGCCCTACTACAGTGTAGGCTTAAGACTTCTTGAAGACCTGCTTGCTCACAGCACCAGCTGCTCTCAgctcctgcaaaaaaaaaaaaaaaaacaagaaaaaaaaaaacaatatatatatatatatatatatataaataaaaatgaaacatatatatatatatgtatatataaaacaaagtaCAGAGATATAAGCAGACCTCTTCTTTGTAGTtggattaaaaaacattttttggaaaaaaaaaaaaaaaaatctggatttGCCTGTCTTAATAAATATCGAAGcattcctaaaataaataaataaataaaaacattttaaggcATAGTTTACCCAAATTGCACTTATCACCAGCAGGTGCCACTGTGCTTACATACAGATCCTTCAACAGACCTTCAGACCCTTTCACTATAAGTGTTGCTAGAGGTAATTATACACAACAACACACAGATGTGCTCGAACATCTGCTGTTATCATTTTAAATAGCTTTGAGTTCAATAGCACAATAGCCTTGAAACGATAATCATGTCCTGGTGTCCCCTACAATTAGCCCCTAATTAACATTGGTGAGTGCATGCCATTTGTATCCTCAATTACCATATGTTTTACAGTAACTAACTGTACAAGCAGGTTTACAAGAACACAGTGTTTTTTAAACAGGGGCAAATGTGTCCGTAGAAGGAAAAATGTTGTTTAGTAGAATTTATTGGAATTTACATACCAAGTGAAGTTCGTCTCCGTCAATCCAGTGGGTCCAGCCCCTGCCTTCAATCTCTCCTTTCTGTACACACACCAGCTTGTCTCCATCCCAGCTGATGGTGGTCTATGAGATAAAATGAACCAGTGAAGAATaacattgcatatatatatatatatctgtgcacCACCAACAAAAACACTACTGCAATGAGTACTGCGTCCTGGCTCCTGTAGACTAGATGTTTCAGTGTAAGAGCCTGTTCAGTTATGTAAATTGTGAAAGTTGTGGTTTGTTAATTCATTTAAACTACAGCTCaatgacatttattttcaaaatgggAGTTATAGCATTCAGGTAATCAGTTGCACCTCAAAGCACAAGTACAACTATAATGGATGCATGCCCAGTGTACTTTAAGAGATATCTAGTGGTAAGCCTTTAACTAGTAATGTTTAGCTCTATCCAAtccttaaaaaaacataaaatagccTGTAAAATTTTAGATGAATGCTGAGATTATATTTCCGTGGTATAATTCATGTTTCATTTATTCAGCacatgtttcacttttaatcagaaaaattaattaataccTTGTGCATATTAAATGAGATTGAaccattaaacatttacattataatgtatgtatgtatgtataatttgGAATAAGAATGTTATAAAagccaacaaaaacattttttgcactCTGTGCAGCTTTCACTTAAGATTTCAATCCTTGCCTTTTTAAATGGCTTTCTGTACTTATCTGCATTCCATATTAGGGGATTACAATAATATAAGTAATTCGTGTGAATAGAAATAACATGAGAAAGCAAAGCTATTGAAGCTATTTCTTGGCCAAATATTTACAAAAAGCAGAGGCTATTTCCACTAAGTGCGAAAgataaaaagcatcttctttgcactaagtgcaaatagtgtaagatgctatttgcaccctgttgtaaaagtggcagatactatttgcactcctaattaaatagcAGTGTGcttattgtttattgtgttttttagagtcctacagacaccctacacccaaAAACCTaaacccctaaatctaaccctagccttaccttacaaaaatataccatggttttactaaattgtgatgatgtgggcgtggctaagcgacgtctgtggagagtgaggccgcgagaggaagaacggtaaggattgacacctgtggggaaattatctctaacagctgttctgtgttacagtgagatctggagagggataagagggcagtccagaccaccgGAGGTGAGAGAGACACAAAAAactgtgtgtgttcagtgtgtggcTGAAAAGCATTGTTGTAGACTAAAAAATTGTACATAAAGAATTACGTGGACTGTTCACCTGgcacgaggtccataccaattcttccTCCTTCAGTAGAGAGCTAGTGATTTATCACAGTGGTGACGAAACCCAggaattaggaggaagaaaatgcTGTCATGGACTCGCCGCTGGCCAAAGTATTCAAGACCCTCAgcagcatccaccaagcccaacatcagtctctgcttgagctTCGTATGGAACAGGAGCAGTGGTTCCAGGTGCTTTTCCAGGCTGAAGCGGAGGACCAgcaggtgctacggagcttgGTATACCAGGAGGGGACTTTAGCCACAACCCCGGACCCACATACGGCCGTACCGCATGTCATGCTGAAAAAGATGGGACCTCAAGACGACCCGGAGGCGTTCCTTGAGCTCTTCGAGCGGACAGTGGGAGCATGGAACTGGCCCAGTACCAAGTGTATGGCCGACCTCGTGCTGCTGTTGTCCCAggaagcccaactcgtggccCATCAACTACCTGCATCCAACCTCCTTGTGTACGAAGATCTGAAGAAaaccatcctgcaacgggttggccaaAGCCCAGAGCAACAACGGCAACACTTCCACTAGTTAACTCTCGGCGAGCTCGGCCGCCTGTTCACATGTGCTCgacagctccgtgacacctgccgaaggtggttgctggctgaagATTGCGGCGCCGAGAAGGtactcgatctggtggtactggaactTTTCATTGCCCGGCTACCAAAAGGGacagcggaatgggtccagtgccaccaaccCGCGTCGCTGGATGGGGCGGTCcagttggctgaggaccatatggcagcaTATTCAAGGACCAGCGAGCCCtcttcttcctctctttctctctccctctctctctcctccctccccctctcctttcCCCCATCCTGTTCCTGTTCCACGGTCCTGTAGACCTTTccactctcccccacaggctggtgagtCCACTGCCGCGGGTGTGGgcatgaagtctgggccggtctgttaGAGCTGCGGGGAgcctgggcacttccaggaccgatgccccaagatggaggtggagacattggtctggATCCCTGACGcgccacaggccgcccccgatcgagcaggagcgTACCAGATACCTGCGAGTATTAAGAGGAGTACTTACCAAGAGGCTTTCGATACAGGCCGgtgggtgaaggtgaggtgtgtgcatggggatattcaataTTACCCTGTAGTGACGGTCATTATAAAATTTCGGGGATAAAAGCATCATTTCGCTATGGTCAGTCCccgcctctcccatccactaattttgggtacgaattggccggaatttacaattttattgaggggaatatgtgtggatgggtcttgCAACAAAGTGTATCAGTGTGTGGTGTATGATTCACTGGCTGGAGAGGCagtgccagggccatctacgtcagTTCCACATCAGGAGGACgtgagggagggggaagtctcggcttccccagcccttagagtaTTCCcagcaggggatttccctctagagcagatgcgagacgagacacttaggcacgcctttgaccaagtgaaagtgattgatggtcaatgcctccaaccagacattgcactcacacatcttttcaattatcaaggatcacttgtatcgagtgacgcaggacactcagaaaaaggaggatacaacccaattttGGGGTTTTCCCGTCGggaatgttattccagacagctcattataatctgatggcgggtcacttagggcaggggaaaacactgaaccatctaatggcctgtttctattggccgggcattcacagggatgttcgcaggtggtgtgcggcatgccatgaatgtcagctggtgaattcgctggccaccccaagagcaccacttccgttgatcaaggtccccttcgaaacaattggtatggacctcgtcatgCCATTAGAGTGGACGGAACTCAGgaatcactttgtgttggttctggtggactatgcaacgcgatatccggaagagTGCCTCTGTTCAACATTTCAGCACAAAGTGTTGCAAAAGCACTCTTCAGTATAATCTCCCATGTGGGGGTTCTGAAAGAagtcctcactgatcagggcaccacattcatgtcatgtacactatgtgaactgtacaaattattggggattaaatcgattcagaccaccgtttaccacccccaaatggcCGGCTTGGTTGAAAGATTTAATCAGActctaaagaatatgattcgtaaattcATGCACGAAGACGCTCGAatttgggacaagt from Myxocyprinus asiaticus isolate MX2 ecotype Aquarium Trade chromosome 5, UBuf_Myxa_2, whole genome shotgun sequence harbors:
- the LOC127440531 gene encoding retinol-binding protein 1-like isoform X2, producing MSSTDMNGYWKMISNENFDEYMEALDINIVTRKIASYLILDKEIVQNGDHFNIKTLTTFRNYHMEFDVGKEFEEDLVGIDDRKCMTTVNWEGDKLVCVQKGEKEGRGWTQWVKGDELHVEMQACGVVCKQVFKKQVLD
- the LOC127440531 gene encoding retinol-binding protein 1-like isoform X1, with protein sequence MSSTDMNGYWKMISNENFDEYMEALDINIVTRKIASYLILDKEIVQNGDHFNIKTLTTFRNYHMEFDVGKEFEEDLVGIDDRKCMTTVNWEGDKLVCVQKGEKEGRGWTQWVKGDELHVCTEKSGSTMLFTKNKKGGRGMLYRSFIGNASLWRGV